One Herbaspirillum rubrisubalbicans genomic window carries:
- the cysS gene encoding cysteine--tRNA ligase, with protein sequence MSELKIYNTLARDKQTFSPIEPGKVRLYVCGMTVYDYCHIGHARVLVVFDMVQRWLRASGYAVTYVRNITDIDDKIIKRALENGETIAQLTNRFIDAMNEDAAALGVQRPDHEPRATKYVPQMLELIGKLEKNGLAYKASDGDVNYSVRDFPGYGKLSGKSLDDLRAGERVDVNTGKRDPLDFVLWKAAKPNEPSEAKWDSPWGCGRPGWHIECSAMSSDLLGDHFDIHGGGQDLQFPHHENEIAQSEGAHQHTFVNYWMHNGFVRIDNEKMSKSLGNFFTIRDVLKKYDPEVLRFFILRAHYRSPLNYSDAHLDDARQALTRLYTALKDVPPEAGGLLVDEAHAQKFTEALNDDFNTPVAMAVLFELVNEVNRSRSPVQARQLKALAGILGLLQRAPDDYLKGGVGAADGLGEAEIEALIAARKAAKAGKDFAAADRIRAELTAAGIVLEDKPGGLTEWRRA encoded by the coding sequence ATGAGCGAGCTCAAGATTTACAACACGCTAGCGCGTGATAAGCAGACCTTTTCCCCGATCGAACCCGGCAAGGTGCGCTTGTACGTATGCGGCATGACTGTGTATGACTATTGCCATATCGGCCATGCGCGGGTGCTGGTGGTGTTCGACATGGTGCAGCGCTGGTTGCGCGCCTCTGGCTACGCCGTGACCTACGTGCGCAACATCACCGACATCGATGACAAGATCATCAAGCGCGCCCTGGAAAACGGTGAAACCATCGCCCAACTGACCAATCGCTTCATCGACGCCATGAACGAGGATGCTGCCGCCCTGGGCGTGCAGCGCCCCGACCATGAGCCGCGCGCGACCAAGTACGTGCCGCAGATGCTGGAGTTGATCGGCAAGCTGGAAAAAAATGGCTTGGCCTACAAGGCCAGCGATGGCGACGTCAATTACTCGGTGCGCGACTTCCCTGGTTACGGCAAGCTCTCCGGCAAGTCGCTGGACGACCTGCGCGCCGGCGAGCGGGTGGATGTGAACACGGGCAAGCGCGATCCGCTGGACTTCGTGCTGTGGAAGGCGGCCAAGCCCAACGAGCCGAGCGAGGCCAAGTGGGATTCGCCCTGGGGCTGTGGCCGTCCGGGCTGGCATATCGAGTGCTCGGCCATGTCCAGCGATCTGCTGGGCGACCATTTCGACATCCATGGCGGTGGCCAGGATCTGCAATTCCCGCACCACGAAAACGAGATTGCCCAGTCCGAAGGCGCGCACCAACACACCTTCGTCAATTACTGGATGCACAACGGCTTCGTGCGCATCGACAATGAAAAGATGTCGAAGTCGCTGGGCAATTTCTTCACCATCCGCGACGTGCTCAAAAAGTATGACCCGGAGGTGTTGCGTTTCTTCATATTGCGCGCGCATTACCGCAGCCCGCTCAATTATTCCGATGCCCATCTGGATGATGCCCGCCAGGCGCTCACCCGCCTGTATACGGCCTTGAAGGACGTGCCGCCGGAAGCGGGCGGCTTGCTGGTCGATGAGGCTCATGCACAAAAGTTCACAGAGGCCTTGAACGACGACTTCAACACGCCGGTGGCGATGGCGGTGCTCTTCGAGCTGGTCAATGAAGTCAATCGCAGCCGTTCGCCGGTGCAGGCGCGTCAGTTGAAAGCGTTGGCCGGCATCCTGGGCCTCTTGCAGCGCGCACCGGACGACTACCTCAAGGGCGGCGTGGGCGCCGCGGACGGTCTGGGCGAAGCCGAGATCGAAGCGCTGATTGCCGCGCGCAAGGCGGCCAAGGCCGGCAAGGACTTCGCCGCAGCCGACCGCATCCGCGCCGAGCTGACTGCTGCCGGCATCGTTCTGGAAGACAAACCGGGCGGCCTGACCGAATGGCGGAGAGCTTGA
- a CDS encoding DNA-3-methyladenine glycosylase family protein, giving the protein MNTNRKASDADPSLIVPAYWEDAKAELMKRDRIMRKIIPQFGDLQLTVRGDAFTTLARSVIGQQISTKAANAVWQRFLQACPRCTPGQVIRTGPEGLAACGLSKRKAEYILDLAAHFKAKTVHPDKWAEMEDEAVIAEMIQIRGIGRWTAEMFLIFNLLRPNVLPLDDLGLLKGISISYFSGEPVSRSDAREVAANWEPWRTVATWYLWRSLDPLPSDY; this is encoded by the coding sequence TTGAATACCAACCGAAAAGCCAGTGACGCCGATCCCAGCCTGATCGTGCCGGCCTACTGGGAAGACGCCAAGGCCGAGCTGATGAAGCGCGACCGCATCATGCGCAAGATCATCCCGCAGTTCGGGGACTTGCAATTGACGGTGCGTGGCGATGCCTTCACCACGCTGGCGCGTTCGGTGATCGGCCAGCAGATCTCGACCAAGGCCGCCAATGCGGTTTGGCAGCGCTTCCTGCAAGCCTGTCCGCGCTGCACCCCGGGCCAGGTGATCCGTACCGGCCCAGAAGGGCTGGCCGCTTGCGGTTTGTCCAAGCGCAAGGCCGAATATATCCTCGACCTGGCCGCCCACTTCAAGGCCAAGACGGTACATCCCGACAAATGGGCGGAGATGGAAGACGAAGCCGTCATTGCCGAGATGATCCAGATCCGTGGGATTGGCCGCTGGACAGCCGAGATGTTTTTGATATTTAATCTGCTGCGCCCCAACGTACTGCCGCTGGATGACCTGGGATTGCTCAAGGGCATCAGCATCAGTTACTTCTCGGGGGAGCCCGTCTCGCGCAGCGATGCGCGCGAAGTCGCCGCGAACTGGGAACCGTGGCGCACCGTGGCCACCTGGTACCTGTGGCGCAGCCTGGATCCGCTGCCCTCCGATTATTGA
- a CDS encoding acetyl-CoA carboxylase carboxyltransferase subunit alpha has protein sequence MSKSTTTFLGFEQAIAELDAKIEELRFVQDDSAVDISEEIERLVKKSQQLTKDIYAKLTPWQVSQIARHPQRPYTMDYVREIFTDFHELHGDRTFADDQSIVGGLARFNGQACMVIGHQKGRDTKERAMRNFGMPKPEGYRKAMRLMKVAEKFGLPIFTFVDTPGAFPGIDAEERGQSEAIGHNLYVMAELKVPLIATIIGEGGSGGALAIAVGDSVLMLQYATYSVISPEGCASILWKTADRAADAAEALGLTAHRLKAIGLIDKIVNEPLGGAHRDPKQMASLLKRALSDSLRQFQGMKTKDLLAARHEKLMAYGKFKELNSAE, from the coding sequence ATGAGTAAATCGACAACGACTTTTCTGGGCTTCGAGCAGGCCATCGCCGAGCTGGATGCCAAGATCGAAGAGTTGCGTTTTGTACAGGACGACTCGGCCGTCGACATCTCCGAAGAGATCGAACGCCTGGTCAAGAAGAGCCAGCAACTGACCAAGGACATCTACGCCAAGCTGACGCCCTGGCAGGTCTCGCAGATTGCGCGCCATCCGCAACGTCCCTACACCATGGACTATGTGCGCGAAATCTTCACCGACTTCCACGAACTGCACGGCGACCGTACCTTTGCCGACGACCAGTCCATCGTCGGCGGTCTGGCCCGCTTCAATGGCCAGGCCTGCATGGTGATCGGCCACCAGAAGGGGCGCGACACCAAGGAACGCGCCATGCGCAATTTCGGCATGCCCAAGCCGGAAGGCTATCGCAAGGCCATGCGCCTGATGAAAGTGGCCGAGAAGTTCGGCTTGCCCATCTTTACCTTCGTGGACACCCCCGGTGCCTTCCCCGGCATCGATGCCGAAGAGCGCGGTCAATCCGAAGCCATCGGTCACAACCTGTACGTGATGGCCGAACTGAAGGTGCCGCTGATCGCCACCATCATCGGTGAAGGTGGTTCCGGCGGCGCACTGGCCATCGCCGTGGGCGACTCGGTGCTGATGCTGCAATATGCGACCTACTCGGTGATCTCGCCGGAAGGCTGCGCTTCCATCCTGTGGAAGACCGCCGACCGTGCCGCTGACGCCGCCGAAGCGCTGGGGCTGACGGCGCACCGCCTGAAGGCCATTGGCCTGATCGACAAGATCGTCAACGAACCGCTGGGCGGCGCCCATCGCGATCCCAAGCAGATGGCCAGCCTGCTCAAGCGCGCGCTGTCGGATTCGCTGCGCCAGTTCCAGGGCATGAAGACCAAGGATCTGCTGGCTGCACGTCACGAAAAGCTGATGGCTTACGGCAAGTTCAAGGAATTGAATTCGGCGGAATAA
- the tilS gene encoding tRNA lysidine(34) synthetase TilS, which produces MSDHPSSSPDKSLASLMQALQATLAATGFDVERDTLAVAYSGGLDSTVLLQVAAQWAQDSGGQVVALHVHHGLSANADAWWAHAQAFCAQRGLPCAAERVQLARVADSGIEEAARLARYAALGRLCRQHGAPLLLTAHHLDDQAETVLLQLLRGSGLAGMSGMDHCNTAPGLLGDAHTLVVRPFLGVPRAQLEAVARALALVWIEDESNQDPRYTRNALRHQVMPTLGQVFPGYQQRLARAAGHAQGAQELLREVAQQDLAQCRQDDHLLMPALRGLSEQRFLNLMRHWFALRGMRMPSAAWMQEMRSQLLQADVEAQLCVSHPDGEVHRYRERVFLAPRRIAPDEGASLSLRWEGQAQVRVAAFYGTLHFDSIASDEVRPGLDATWLRSQALLVCGRSGGERIKLGVNRPARSLKQQYQSADVPAWERPFLPLVWAGETLLFAAGIGMDSAHLVASGERIALRWQPD; this is translated from the coding sequence ATGTCCGATCATCCTTCCTCTTCCCCCGACAAGTCCTTGGCCAGCCTGATGCAGGCACTGCAGGCCACGCTCGCGGCCACCGGCTTCGATGTCGAGCGCGATACGCTGGCCGTGGCCTACAGCGGCGGGCTCGATTCCACCGTACTGTTGCAGGTGGCCGCGCAGTGGGCACAGGACAGTGGCGGCCAGGTGGTGGCGCTGCATGTGCACCACGGCTTGTCGGCCAATGCCGATGCCTGGTGGGCCCATGCACAGGCGTTTTGCGCGCAGCGCGGCCTGCCTTGTGCAGCCGAACGGGTGCAGTTGGCGCGGGTGGCCGACAGTGGCATCGAAGAAGCGGCGCGCCTGGCCCGCTATGCCGCGCTGGGACGACTGTGCCGCCAGCATGGCGCGCCCTTGCTGCTGACCGCGCATCACCTGGATGACCAGGCCGAGACGGTGCTGTTGCAACTGCTGCGTGGCAGTGGCCTGGCCGGGATGTCGGGCATGGATCATTGCAATACCGCCCCCGGCTTGCTGGGTGACGCCCACACCCTGGTGGTGCGCCCCTTCCTGGGCGTGCCTCGGGCGCAACTGGAAGCAGTGGCGCGCGCACTCGCGCTGGTATGGATCGAGGACGAATCCAACCAGGATCCGCGCTACACCCGCAACGCCTTGCGCCACCAGGTCATGCCCACGCTGGGCCAGGTTTTCCCCGGCTACCAGCAGCGCCTGGCGCGCGCAGCCGGACATGCGCAAGGTGCGCAGGAGCTGCTGCGCGAAGTGGCCCAACAGGATCTGGCGCAATGCCGCCAGGACGATCACCTGCTCATGCCGGCGCTACGGGGCTTGAGTGAACAACGGTTCCTGAACCTGATGCGCCACTGGTTTGCGCTGCGCGGGATGCGGATGCCTTCGGCGGCCTGGATGCAGGAAATGCGCAGCCAGTTGCTGCAGGCCGACGTCGAGGCGCAATTGTGCGTGTCGCACCCGGATGGCGAGGTGCATCGCTACCGCGAGCGCGTCTTCCTGGCGCCGCGCCGCATCGCGCCCGATGAGGGCGCATCCTTGTCCCTGCGCTGGGAAGGGCAGGCGCAGGTGCGGGTGGCGGCGTTCTACGGCACCTTGCATTTCGATTCCATCGCCAGCGATGAAGTGCGGCCCGGCCTGGATGCCACCTGGCTGCGCTCGCAGGCGCTGCTGGTGTGCGGGCGCAGTGGTGGAGAGCGCATCAAGCTGGGCGTGAATCGCCCGGCGCGCAGCCTCAAGCAGCAGTACCAGAGTGCCGACGTGCCGGCCTGGGAGCGGCCTTTCCTGCCGCTGGTGTGGGCCGGCGAGACCCTGCTGTTTGCCGCCGGCATCGGCATGGATAGCGCACATCTGGTCGCATCGGGTGAGCGCATTGCCTTGCGCTGGCAGCCTGATTGA
- a CDS encoding LysE family transporter, producing the protein MAYQTWITFFFAACVIAISPGSGAVLSMSHGLNYGVRRTSATILGLEVALVVVLVIAGAGVGSLLVASEPAFNAVKIAGALYLIYLGFSQWRAPVPTEQEGEAIDAANAVARAQRGQAWWQRCITGFLTNATNPKGIVFMVAVLPQFIDHERPLGLQLLVLGLTMVAVDVVVMHGYAFAASRLQRFFRSQKALKAQNRFFGGVLMLVGAGLFFVKRTQH; encoded by the coding sequence ATGGCCTATCAAACCTGGATCACCTTCTTCTTCGCTGCCTGCGTCATTGCGATCTCGCCCGGTTCGGGCGCCGTGCTCTCCATGAGCCACGGCCTCAATTACGGCGTGCGCCGCACCAGCGCCACCATCCTCGGGCTGGAAGTCGCGCTGGTGGTGGTCCTGGTCATTGCCGGAGCCGGTGTGGGCTCGCTGCTGGTGGCCTCCGAGCCCGCCTTCAACGCCGTCAAGATCGCCGGCGCGCTGTACCTGATCTATCTTGGCTTCTCGCAATGGCGCGCCCCGGTGCCGACCGAGCAGGAAGGCGAAGCCATCGACGCCGCCAATGCCGTGGCCCGCGCCCAGCGCGGCCAGGCTTGGTGGCAGCGCTGCATCACCGGCTTTTTGACCAATGCCACCAATCCCAAGGGCATCGTCTTCATGGTGGCGGTGCTGCCGCAGTTCATCGACCACGAACGCCCCTTGGGGCTGCAACTGCTGGTGTTGGGGTTGACCATGGTGGCGGTGGACGTGGTGGTGATGCACGGTTATGCCTTCGCGGCCAGCCGCCTGCAACGTTTCTTCCGCAGCCAGAAGGCGCTCAAGGCGCAGAACCGCTTCTTCGGCGGCGTGCTCATGCTGGTGGGGGCCGGGCTGTTCTTCGTCAAGCGTACCCAGCATTGA
- a CDS encoding IS1182 family transposase encodes MLKKPTAAQHELEMVTIEMLVPKDHLLRKIDAAVDFEFIREKVAHLYCADNGRPALDPVVLFKLLFIGYLFGIRSERQLIREVQVNVAYRWFAGFRLTDKVPDSSTFSQNRRRRFIDTTVYQEIFDEIVRQAIGRGMVDGRVLYSDSTHLKANANKNKFDYVQVTQTPSAYLAELDAAVDIDRAEHGKKPLKRDDDDEPPTKEIKVSRTDPESGYMVRDDKPKGFFYLDHRTVDAKHSIITDTHVTPASVHDSQPYLARLDRQRQTFGFDVQAVGLDAGYFTPAVCQGLENREISGVMGYRTPNHKPGTFFKRAYEYDAYRDEYICPQGQPLRYSTTNRLGYREYKSNPEQCRGCKVREQCTNSANAVKVVTRHVWERSKEKVDDRRRTEWGKRIYARRKETVERSFADAKQLHGHRYARMRGLRKVAEQCLLAAAAQNMKKIALLVARLRALLHGLSASASVQKWLQRKMSALLGFCAIDHLQITCA; translated from the coding sequence ATGCTCAAAAAACCGACAGCCGCCCAGCACGAGTTAGAGATGGTGACCATCGAGATGCTCGTGCCCAAGGACCACCTGCTGCGCAAGATCGACGCGGCGGTGGATTTCGAGTTCATCCGAGAGAAGGTGGCGCATCTGTATTGCGCCGACAATGGCCGCCCGGCACTGGACCCGGTGGTACTCTTCAAGCTCTTGTTCATCGGTTACCTCTTCGGTATCCGCAGCGAGCGCCAGCTCATCCGCGAGGTCCAGGTCAATGTGGCCTATCGCTGGTTTGCCGGATTCCGTTTGACCGACAAGGTACCGGACTCCTCCACCTTCTCCCAGAACCGGCGCCGCCGCTTCATTGATACCACCGTCTATCAAGAGATCTTCGACGAGATCGTGCGCCAGGCCATTGGACGCGGCATGGTCGATGGCCGTGTGCTCTACAGCGACAGCACCCACCTCAAGGCCAACGCCAACAAGAACAAGTTCGACTACGTTCAAGTTACCCAGACCCCCTCGGCCTATCTGGCCGAATTGGATGCCGCTGTGGATATCGACCGTGCCGAGCATGGCAAGAAACCGCTCAAGCGTGACGACGATGATGAGCCGCCCACCAAAGAGATCAAGGTCAGTCGCACCGATCCCGAGAGCGGCTACATGGTGCGCGACGACAAGCCCAAGGGCTTCTTCTACCTGGATCACCGCACCGTCGATGCCAAGCATTCCATCATTACCGATACCCATGTCACGCCCGCCTCAGTCCATGACAGTCAGCCTTATCTGGCGCGCCTGGATCGTCAGCGCCAGACGTTCGGATTTGATGTACAGGCCGTTGGCCTGGATGCGGGCTACTTCACACCGGCCGTCTGCCAGGGACTGGAGAATCGCGAGATCAGCGGCGTGATGGGCTACCGCACACCCAACCACAAGCCGGGGACATTCTTTAAACGGGCGTATGAGTACGATGCCTACCGTGACGAATACATCTGCCCGCAGGGTCAACCCTTGCGCTACAGCACGACCAATCGACTGGGGTATCGGGAATACAAATCCAACCCTGAGCAATGCCGAGGCTGCAAGGTACGCGAGCAATGCACCAATAGCGCCAATGCGGTCAAGGTGGTGACGCGCCATGTGTGGGAGCGTTCCAAGGAGAAGGTGGATGATCGGCGTCGTACCGAATGGGGCAAGCGCATCTATGCCCGACGCAAGGAAACGGTAGAACGCAGCTTCGCCGACGCCAAGCAATTGCACGGACATCGTTATGCCCGTATGCGGGGATTGCGCAAGGTCGCCGAGCAGTGCTTGTTGGCGGCGGCGGCCCAGAACATGAAGAAGATTGCCCTGTTGGTGGCGCGCTTGCGCGCGCTTTTACACGGCTTGAGCGCCTCTGCCAGCGTACAAAAGTGGCTACAGCGAAAAATGAGCGCCTTGCTTGGCTTCTGCGCCATCGACCATCTGCAAATTACCTGCGCCTGA
- a CDS encoding PsiF family protein, translated as MKKLIFAMTTFALAAPLLLSSPAMAQNAQQDKMKQCNADAAGKKGDERKAFMSSCLKKEQPKPATQQDKMKQCNADAAGKKGDERKAFMSSCLKKK; from the coding sequence ATGAAAAAACTGATCTTCGCCATGACCACTTTCGCGCTGGCCGCCCCGCTGCTGCTCAGTTCTCCTGCCATGGCGCAGAATGCGCAGCAGGACAAGATGAAGCAATGCAACGCCGACGCGGCCGGCAAGAAGGGCGATGAGCGCAAGGCCTTCATGTCCTCCTGCCTGAAGAAGGAACAACCCAAGCCGGCCACGCAGCAAGACAAGATGAAGCAATGTAATGCCGACGCCGCTGGCAAGAAGGGCGACGAACGCAAGGCCTTCATGTCTTCCTGCCTGAAGAAGAAGTAA
- a CDS encoding lysozyme inhibitor LprI family protein — MKAPLRCLHLLAATLLLCAGSAFAADCTKAATQAEMNACASETLTQNDADLNATYMAYRDKLNKAQQNQLREVQLAWLKYRDLSCRFQSSASARGSAGELARQTCLADKTRQRADELKALAGCQEGDLNCVR, encoded by the coding sequence ATGAAAGCCCCCCTGCGCTGCTTGCACCTGCTGGCAGCCACCCTGCTGCTGTGTGCCGGCAGTGCCTTTGCCGCCGATTGCACCAAGGCCGCCACCCAGGCCGAGATGAATGCGTGCGCCTCGGAGACGCTGACCCAGAACGATGCCGATCTCAATGCCACCTACATGGCCTATCGCGACAAACTCAACAAGGCACAGCAGAACCAGCTGCGCGAGGTACAACTGGCTTGGTTGAAATACCGCGACCTGTCCTGCCGCTTCCAGAGTTCGGCCAGCGCCAGGGGATCAGCAGGCGAGCTGGCGCGCCAGACCTGCCTGGCCGACAAGACGCGCCAGCGCGCCGACGAACTCAAGGCACTGGCCGGTTGCCAGGAGGGTGATCTGAACTGCGTGCGCTAG
- a CDS encoding ABC transporter permease, with protein MFQQALRMTLRDWRTGELRFLLIALVVAVAALSSVGFFVDRMRAGMTRDAHQLLGADLLIAADQPLPPTWLQQAAQAGLLQAQTQVFPSMAQAGEGDAARSVLASIKAVTAGYPLRGQLTLRADDGRDRPAQGIPQPGTVWVDPQILSQLDVKVGDTLKLGDLPVKIAALISVEPDRGSAFVNFAPRVMLGEADLAATHLVQVGSRVTYRLLIAGPAEAVQRYQQQIERQIEAEQLRGVRLESLENGRPEMRATLDRAEQFLSLVGLLSAMLAALAVAMAARRFMLRHLDACAMLRCFGLTQAQVTVLYLTEFILIGTVASVIGMLLGFAAHFALLQWLGGFMPTALPPPGWAPALQGVATGLLLLVGFALPPILQLRNVPHNRVIRRDQGAPQALTVASYLLGTLVFSGLLLWQAGDLKLGLLTIAGFLGGFGLFALLAWLCLRALRALRGLVDRQSWRFAIDGLQRRPAAAVMQVVALGLGLMALLLLTVIRGDLVGAWRQATPADAPNRFIINIQPDQRQAVQQALRQGEVQDVALYPMIRGRLVQINGRAITAADYQEDRAKRLVDREFNLSTMPDIPPGNGIVAGRWYDDSKPEASVERGLAQTLGIKLGDRLQFDIAGQLVEAPVTSLRKLEWGSLRVNFFVILNPTLMRDTPQSWITAVHLTPAQEALGNTLTRDFPNLTVVDIGSVLRQIQEVVGQVIAAVEFLFLFTLCSGVLVLYAALAGSQDERVREAGLLRALGATRQELSSAQRIEVLLVGSLAGLLAASGAAAIGWALAHYVFNFDWSFSPLVWVAGMGLGAACSALGGWAGLRHVLRRPPLQTLREA; from the coding sequence ATGTTCCAACAAGCATTGCGCATGACCCTGCGCGACTGGCGTACCGGTGAATTACGCTTCCTCCTGATCGCCCTGGTCGTGGCGGTGGCGGCCTTGTCGTCGGTCGGTTTCTTCGTGGATCGGATGCGCGCCGGCATGACGCGTGATGCGCACCAGTTGCTGGGCGCCGATCTATTGATCGCGGCCGACCAGCCGCTGCCGCCGACCTGGTTGCAACAGGCCGCCCAGGCGGGGTTGCTGCAGGCCCAGACCCAGGTCTTCCCCAGCATGGCTCAGGCCGGCGAAGGCGATGCGGCGCGTTCGGTACTGGCGTCCATCAAGGCGGTCACAGCCGGCTATCCGCTGCGCGGCCAGCTCACGCTGCGCGCCGACGATGGCCGCGACCGGCCCGCCCAGGGTATCCCGCAGCCGGGTACGGTATGGGTCGATCCGCAGATCCTGTCGCAACTGGATGTGAAGGTGGGAGATACCCTCAAGCTGGGTGACCTGCCGGTCAAGATCGCTGCCCTGATCTCGGTCGAGCCCGATCGCGGCAGCGCCTTCGTCAACTTCGCCCCGCGCGTGATGCTGGGCGAGGCCGACCTGGCCGCCACGCACCTGGTTCAGGTGGGTTCGCGCGTGACCTATCGGCTGCTCATCGCCGGCCCCGCCGAGGCGGTGCAGCGCTACCAGCAACAGATCGAACGCCAGATTGAGGCCGAGCAACTGCGCGGCGTGCGCCTGGAGTCGCTGGAAAACGGCCGCCCGGAAATGCGCGCCACGCTGGATCGCGCCGAACAATTCCTGTCGCTGGTGGGCCTGTTGTCGGCCATGCTGGCCGCGCTGGCGGTGGCCATGGCGGCCCGTCGCTTCATGCTGCGCCACCTGGATGCCTGCGCCATGCTGCGCTGTTTCGGTCTGACGCAAGCCCAGGTGACTGTGCTCTATCTGACCGAATTCATCCTCATCGGGACGGTCGCCAGCGTGATCGGGATGCTGCTCGGTTTTGCCGCCCACTTCGCGCTGCTGCAATGGCTGGGCGGTTTCATGCCAACCGCCTTGCCGCCACCGGGCTGGGCGCCGGCGTTGCAGGGCGTGGCTACCGGCTTGCTGCTGCTGGTCGGCTTTGCCTTGCCGCCCATCCTGCAATTGCGCAACGTGCCGCATAACCGTGTGATCCGGCGCGACCAGGGGGCACCGCAGGCGCTGACCGTGGCCAGCTATCTGCTGGGCACGCTGGTGTTCTCGGGCTTGCTGCTGTGGCAGGCCGGTGATCTCAAGCTGGGCTTGTTGACCATCGCCGGCTTCCTCGGCGGCTTCGGTCTGTTCGCGCTGCTGGCCTGGCTGTGCCTGCGTGCGCTGCGCGCCTTGCGCGGCCTGGTGGATCGCCAGAGCTGGCGTTTCGCCATCGACGGCCTGCAACGCCGGCCGGCGGCCGCCGTGATGCAGGTGGTGGCGCTCGGCCTGGGCTTGATGGCCTTGCTGCTGCTGACCGTGATCCGCGGCGACCTGGTCGGCGCCTGGCGCCAGGCCACGCCGGCCGATGCGCCCAATCGCTTCATCATCAATATCCAGCCCGACCAGCGCCAGGCGGTGCAGCAGGCACTGCGCCAGGGCGAGGTGCAGGATGTGGCGCTGTACCCGATGATCCGGGGCCGGCTGGTGCAGATCAATGGCCGCGCCATCACGGCCGCCGATTACCAGGAAGACCGCGCCAAGCGCCTGGTGGACCGTGAATTCAATCTCTCGACCATGCCCGACATCCCGCCCGGCAATGGCATCGTGGCGGGTCGCTGGTACGACGACAGCAAGCCGGAAGCCTCGGTGGAACGGGGGCTGGCCCAGACCCTGGGCATCAAGCTGGGCGATCGCCTGCAATTCGACATCGCCGGGCAACTGGTCGAGGCGCCCGTGACCAGCCTGCGCAAGCTGGAGTGGGGTTCGCTACGGGTCAATTTCTTCGTGATCCTGAACCCGACCCTGATGCGCGATACGCCGCAAAGCTGGATCACGGCGGTGCATCTGACTCCCGCCCAGGAAGCGCTGGGCAATACCCTCACGCGTGACTTCCCCAATCTGACCGTGGTGGACATAGGAAGTGTACTGAGACAGATTCAGGAAGTGGTCGGTCAAGTGATTGCTGCTGTCGAGTTCCTGTTCCTGTTCACTTTGTGTTCAGGTGTACTGGTACTGTACGCTGCACTGGCAGGGTCGCAGGATGAACGTGTGCGCGAGGCGGGCCTGTTGCGCGCCCTCGGGGCGACCCGCCAGGAGCTGTCCTCCGCCCAGCGCATCGAGGTGTTGCTGGTGGGTTCGCTGGCCGGCCTGCTGGCGGCCAGCGGGGCGGCGGCCATCGGCTGGGCGCTGGCGCATTACGTGTTCAATTTCGACTGGAGTTTCAGCCCGCTGGTGTGGGTGGCCGGCATGGGACTGGGCGCGGCTTGTTCGGCGCTGGGTGGCTGGGCCGGACTGCGCCATGTGCTGCGGCGTCCGCCCTTGCAGACCTTGCGCGAAGCCTGA
- a CDS encoding group II truncated hemoglobin, translated as MQIEDPNQPTTFELIGGAEKLREMVDRFYDLMDLEPEFAGIRALHPPSLEASREKTYMFLSGWTGGPSLYMEKFGHPRLRARHLPFPIGISERDQWLRCMTWAMQDVGLPEDLMKRLLAALYQTADWMRNKPE; from the coding sequence ATGCAAATCGAAGACCCCAACCAACCGACCACGTTCGAACTCATCGGCGGCGCTGAGAAGCTGCGCGAGATGGTCGATCGTTTCTACGACCTGATGGATCTGGAGCCGGAATTTGCCGGCATCCGCGCACTGCACCCGCCCTCGCTGGAGGCTTCGCGGGAAAAGACCTATATGTTCCTCTCCGGCTGGACCGGCGGGCCCAGCCTGTACATGGAAAAATTCGGTCATCCGCGCCTGCGCGCGCGCCATCTGCCTTTCCCCATCGGCATCTCCGAGCGCGACCAGTGGTTGCGCTGCATGACCTGGGCCATGCAAGACGTGGGCTTGCCTGAGGACTTGATGAAACGCCTGCTGGCGGCGCTCTATCAGACCGCCGACTGGATGCGCAACAAGCCGGAGTAA